In the Symmachiella macrocystis genome, GCAGTTCTTGTACGTCGGCATAGGACGGAATTGGATCGTAGTTAATCTCAATCACCCGCACCGTGATGCCGGGAAACAATTCTCCCACACACGTCCCGCCACCACTGCGCGTTTGCTCAGCTGTCTCGGCCAGGACCTGCCGGCCGGAAATCGATGCGACCGGCAATGATTCCGTCGCGCCATAGGGAGTATGAATGTCCGCATCGTCGGACGTGAAGACTTTGTGCATTCGTTCAATCACCGGAATCGGCACCGGGGCACCGGCGGAGAGGACGCGTTTGAGCGTGGGAAACTGCACCCCCTGCTCCACGCAATGCCGGCTGACAGCATTCCAAATTGCCGGCGAGCCAAACGCCTGTGTGATGCCTTGGTCGTTGATTGCTTCGATAATTTTCTGGGGATCAACTTGTGCCGGACGTGAGGGGTCCATGTCGGGAATCACCGTTGTCACACCCATCGCCGAGTTGAACAGCGCGAACAGCGGAAAACCCGGCAGGTCGATTTCGCCTGGTTGGATATCGTAAAAATCGCGAATGTCGTCGACCTGCGCGGCGAACATACCATGTTCGTACAACACCCCCTTGGCCGGGCCGGTGCTGCCGGAGGTAAAAATGATCGCCGCTGGGTCGGTCGATTTTGTGTCCTGCGCATCGAGGGGTGTCCACGGGCCGCCTAACAAATCGCTATAATTCGCTCCGCCCCAAAACCAACGCTTGCCGACGGTGACGTTGAATCGCGCATTCGGGACTTTCGACGAAAACAGCTTGCGCGCCGCCTGCGCCAGCGACACGGCGATGAAACCGTCAGGGTCGACCTGGTTCAAGCAGCGAAAGACGTTTTTGATCCCCATCCCGGGGTCGATCAACACCCCCACCGCCCCGGCTTTGAACAGGGCAAAGGTAAGTGCGATGAATTCCAAACTGGGAGGGACGAACAGCACCATGCGGTGCCCAGGCTGCACCCCCATTTCGATCAGCCCCCGCGCCAAGCGATCGGTTTCCTGTTCGAGTTGCGCGAACGTCAAATGCGAGTACAACACCCGCCCCTGCGCATCACGCCCTGCGGGAAACACCACCGCCCGCTGATGCGGATAACGGTGGGCAATGGCGGAGACTTTAGCGGCGATATTGCCCGATTGAACAGGCGGCAGAGCTGTGGTGGACACGACGATCTTTGACGAATCTAGAGAATGCGGCGGACGATTTTATGCGATGCCCGAAATCGTCGCAGAATGCCTCGCGCGTGGCAAGGGTGCGTGGTGAGACTGTTAGGTTCACCACGGAGACACGGAGGGCACGGGGGAAGGACGGGGTTATTTAGTCACGGATGGAAGACGGATTGCACACAGATGGGGTTGTCGGGCGATTCAAACTACTATTCGCCAGATTCGGATTCTTGATTGGCCGTGCTTTTGGCAAAAGACATGCGTGTTATTTTGAAAATCACCAAGACGATCGAAATGACAAATATTATTGGCAATGCCAGATATAAGAACATGATCACACAAAACAACCAAAACATTCTCCCAGAATAGGGGTTCGCTGGAATTTTCCAATCGACGCTTGAAAGCGATGCAACATTCGGGTCGGCGTTGAATTCATCGAGCGTTAACGGGCCGCGTAAAGCATTGTCTGAACGATCCACGACGAAGAAATATTCAACAGATGGATCAGCCAGTGCGAAATCATCACCTGGAAACTTGTTACGTGCTTTTTGTCCGGTCGTTCGAAGAAAGATGTGACGGGGAGCGACAATATAACCAGAGACCGGCCCAGATAGGCCGCCACGATCTGGCGAATAGATATCAAATCCTTCTGCGTCTCCCAGGCCAATGTCAAACCCATTGGCTCGCACGATATTGTAACCGGGCGAGATTTCAAGCCAGTAATCACTCATGCCCGCAGCTTGAGTGGGATCTGGCCCGAGAATCAAAATGGCAAACAGTATCGCCAGAACAGTGCGATAGCCCATGACTGGTGGACTCCTGTAGCGTGATATATCCGGCCGATTATCGTCGTGGGTCTCATGATCCATTGTGTCGGGTGAGGGGATTGCGAAGCAATCGGCGTGCGGCAGGCACAAGACGCGGCGCTGTGTGCGATACTCGGCAAGTTGATCGCACATGACGCACCATTTTTTCGCTACGCAACCTGGCCAATCCTGGCCGGGCCACCCCTGTGTAGCATTCAGCCTTGCAAGAGTTCCTCCAACAGTTCAATGAGCCAAAGGTCAAACGACTCAGCCTCGACGTCTGGTGTCTGATTGTTCCCTTGTTCATGATCCCAGAATACAACCGGACACTCGCCGCTTACCAACCTTGACGTATCCAAGCAGTAGTTATTGCCTGCACCGTCATTCATGACCGGAAGAAAGTGTAAAGGCAACGGTGGTGACGCTTCATGGCGTTCCGACAGTGTATTTCTGACAAGCCCAAGGGGATCTGGAGTGTCCATGCCGAGACCGTATAATAGCTCATAAGAAAACTCCCCCCACCCAACCTTCCGTAAAAAGCTCCGATAGCTCTCTGGAAACTGGATACCCAGTGCAGTTTCCGCAGAAGCGATGTCATCATCATTCGCTCCGGCCCCGCATTGCTTATCCGGGAAAGCATCAATGTGACTATGCATTTCAGATATACTCATAACTGCAGGGTAGCCTTTGAATCATCGAACACACATGGCGCACCATCTTGTCGCTACGCGACCCGGCCAATGCTGGCCGGGCCACCCGTGTGTCATCGGGAGATTTCCTGGCCTGTAGAAATGTCAAACAACCGTGGTACATCATCCCAACCGATGATCTCCAAGTGGTTACTTCGTATCTGAAAGTTATTTGAAAACTGATAACCTCCTTTGAGTTCCCACACCATCTCACCCATGTACGTCAAACACGCAATTCGATTGCTGCCGCGCGTGATAATGTTTCTGCCATTTGCAGCAGCGAGGATTTCTTTGCACTTAAACTCGTCGACGATGGTCGACCATTGCAATCGAAGATTAGGCAAAGATACCGAAGCTACGCAGGGGCCGACAACGACAATACACGAATCATCATGCAAGATCACCGAGTGCTCAAGAATGTCCGTCCAATATCCACTTGCGAGCAGAATGCAGGATGCGACTTCTCCAAAATTATCTGCCACACGAATGGCGCATCGTGAATGCCAATCGGCGCGCCACATATCATTGAGCACATATTCCAATCGGTATGTATTAACGTTGTCCGCAGACCCATAGGTGTATTCTCGATCCTCAGCGATCGTGACACCGTAAGCTCCGTGTATTAACTCAACCATCGGCGCCTACTCCACCACCCCCACCGTCCGGTAAACATCAAACCCGCCCCCGCGATTCGATACCCACGTCAACCGCCCGTCCGGGCCCCAACTGGGGAAATTATCGATCCCGCGTTGCTGCGAGATGTTGTGCGGCGAGGTGCCGTCGGCGTTGATCGTGAAGATTTCGAAATCCCCGGTGCGGTTGCTGGTGAAGGCGATGGTTTTGCCGTCGGCGGACCAGGCGGGGTAGTTGTCCAGGCCGCGGCTTTCGGTCAGGCGGGTGATGGTTTTGGTGGCCAGGTCGCAAGTCGCTAACTCGAAATCGCCCCAGCGGTTGGTGGCGAAGGCAATTTTTTTGCCGTCGGGGGACCAGGCCGGGTGTTCGTCGAGGGCGGCGTTGTTCGTCAGCCGCTGCATCTCTTTGCCGTCGGGGCGGACGATGTAGAGTTCCTGGTTGCCGTCGCGGGTGGAGGAAAACGTGATCCATTTTCCGTCGGGGGACCAACTCGGGTATTCCTCGTGTGAAAGCGTGTCGTTGACGGCGACCGGTTGTAGGTTTTTGCCGTCGATACCAATCGAATAGACCTCCAGGTCTCCCTGGCCGGGAGAGGTTTTATCGAAGGCGAAGACCAGCCGCTTGCCATCGGGGGAGAAGTGGGCATCGTATTCCGGATCGGTGCGGTCGGTGAGCCGTTTTTCGGTTTTGCCGTCGGCCGATCGCAGATACAGATAAATCGTCGATCCTTTGTGCCGCGCGAAACAGAGCCAATGGCCGTCCGGCGACCAGACGGGGCGCTGTTTGAACAGACCGTCATGCGTGAGACGTTCAACGGCCGGCTCAGCGGCAGTGAGGGTTGAGGCGAAGAGAGTGCATAGAATCAACACGCCAGTGCGGCACAAGAATTTTCGAGCGTAGATTTGCATACACGTACGTCCTTCAAACCGTCCGCAGCTAAGTAGGCGAGGCGCCATACTGGGCACGTCCTAATTTTTCTGGCCACCGGCCAGTTCTCTTACACCAATTCCTCAATTGGCGTTCCGAGCGGCGCTAAGCCGGTCGTGGTGAGTTGCGTTGTACCGATGCCCATTTGGTCCAGGACGGTTGTGAATAGATCAGCGGGGGTGACGGCATTGCTGAGGGGGTGTTCGGCGTGTTTGTCACTGGATCCCACAACATTGCCACCACGAATTCCACCGCCAGCGACTAAAGCGGAGTAGCACTGGTGCCAATGATCACGGCCCGCTTTGTGATTGATCTTGGGCGTGCGGCCAAACTCTCCCAGGGCGACCACAATCGTGTCGCGGAGCATCCCCCGCTGATCGAGGTCGTCCAAAAGTGTGGAAAGCGATTGGTCGAGCATCCAGGCGTGGCGTTCTTGAAATTGTATGAAGTTGCGGTCGTGCATATCCCATCCGCCATCGCCTCGGTCTTCAACCGGTTCGACGTGCGAAGACCAATTGACTTGCACGAATCGAGCCCCCTGCTCAATCAACCGCCGCGAGAGCAGACAACATTGCCCGAAGCGGAAGCGGCCATATTGTGTCCGCAGTGCATCCGATTCACGATTCAGATCAAAGACCTTGCGGGCGTCAGGCGAGGTAAGCAGCGAAAAGGCCTGTTGATAGAAGCTGTCCAACTGTGTAATTTCGGCAGAGTTTTCTACGCGGCGGGTTTGTTCGTCAAACGCTTTGAGCAGACCGCGGCGTGAGGAAAGTCCGTCGGGCGTCAGGCCGTCAATCAAATCAAGCTGGGGGATTTTGACACCCGCTTCGGGATCGTAGTCGAGCCGAAACGGATCGTGCAAAGTGCCGAGCGGTCCGCCCCCTTCGCCGGCAATGCGACGATGCCCTTGGTGCAGGTGGCCTCCGAGCGTGACGAAACGAGGCATGGTAGGCTGGAAGCCCAGTAGTTTGGAAATCACCGCCCCGTGTGCCGGTTTGAGGTCGCCCGGCATGGTTTGTCCGCTGAGGCTGATAGCGCCGCTCTGTGCACCAGTCAATCCAATCGTGCCGGCGATTCCGTGGTCGTTGGATTCGCAGTGCAACGAGCGGACAATCGCGTATTTATCCGCACGGCGGGCGAGTTGTGGCAACATTTCGCAAATATCGATACCGGGCACATTGGTTGCGATTGGGCTGTAAGGTCCGCGGTACTCCAACGGAGCGTTCGGTTTGAGGTCGAACGTGTCGAGATGGCTTGGCCCGCCCCACAGCCAGAGGAGGATCACCGATTTAGCAGGGGCGTTGGGTCGCAGCGCGGCTGTGGCTTCGAGTCGCAACAGATCGCCCAACGACAGCCCCAACGCGGCTAACGAACCGGCGCGCAAGAGTTCGCGACGGGAGATGCCTCCGCAGTGCTGAGCGCTCTGTCTGCCGAGGTTGAACATGGCGGCCTTTGTGGATAATGCGTGACGTTCGGTGGGGTGTTTCGTCGGCGAAAATATGCAGACTACTCGCCATTCGTCCAGGTTCGACTATTGCCGGGCAGGCGTCAAGCGTGATTTCCTGGGGGCGTTAGCGGTTGCCCAAGACGGGCACGGGGAATTGGCCGGCCGCCCATTTTTCGGCATCCGGACTGTCCGGGGGTGCAGACCGCACGCGGACGTGGAATGAATTTGAGGCAGAGCGCGTACCCCCTTGCATGACCTTGGTTACATATTGCTTTTTGAGCATCGCTTTTTTCATGATCCGCACATTGGGGAAGTACCAGTCGGCATACATGCCCGCGTCGGTTTCGACAGTGACATAAAATGCGAGTTCACGGAACGGGCAAATGTTTGTCAATTGCCCACCAACTTCGAGTTGGCCCCCTTGGTCGACATAATTAATCGCGCTCAGGACCACCTGCGCCATGCCATCCTCGGTGATCGATTTCCCAGCAACCCGCTTATCGGCGAGCGACACCTTTTGACGTTTGAGGCCGACTTTGAGTTGCTGTTTGAAGGTTTTCTGCAGCTCGGAAATATCCTGCCCGAAGGTCTCGCGTAGGTCGGTATCACGGCGGCCCTCTGGTTCTTGTTCTAGCGGTTCTTTTTCCGCGAGCAGCTTGACGTATTTCAGATACTCGCCTTTGTATTTGGTGACCAACAACCAATGCAGACTCCAGGCGTGTCCATACGCTTCTCCGACCAGCACGTTTCCTTGAAACACCTTGTCGTCGTTGAGCATCGACTTCCAGGAGAGTTGGCTGCCGGCCAGTGCCTGCTGGGCATACCGGCGACTGATCTTTGTGGGGCCAATCGTAATTCGCCCGGCGTTGGCTTCGAAACCGGTGGCGATTCCTTCATCGAACCAATGCGGAACCGGTGCCAGACGTTGGAAAAAGTTGCGATTGTACACCTGCTGGTGAATCGCTTCGTGCAAGGGGACTTCAAACGTGCTACAGGTTTTTAAGCGAATCGCCAAGAAGTTGGTCAGTCCCGAATAAAAACCGGCGACGTTTTTGGCCTGCAAGGCTTCAGTTTGCGTCGTCTCGGCCATGTATTTGTCAAAGTCGTTATCCGACTCAAAAATAAGCACCACGAGCGGATAGTCCGGTTCCTTGACCGGCACCCGCAACTCAACGAGAAACCGCTTAAAACTGCCCGAGACCTTATCCATAAACCGGGCCGTTTTGCGGAGAAAATTCCGTACGCGGATTTCCGAGGACTTCGGCAGTTCGTCTGATAGCACCAAGCCGACCACAAATGGCTCCTCGACGTAGCTACGAAACCGCGCGCTGCCGAATCGATCCTCTAATTTCACAGCTGCTTCGTCATGTGTGAGGGGAGCGGGGCCCGGTTTGACCTCGTGCTTGGTCACCGCTGCTTCGGGAATCAGTCGGTACTCGCCATCGGGAAGAGCCACAAGATGCGTCGCGCGGACGGTGCGAATCAGCTTGGCTTCGAGGACGACTTGCTGGCCATCGCGATCGAGATAGGTGAAGACGTCAGCTCGCAGGGAGCGTCCGCTGACGACGAAACCAATCAGCAACACTGCAAACAAAAAGCGATATACGGAGGTCATTTCACGCCTCAAGCAGAATAAGTGGCAAGCGACAATGGCGCACAAGGTGCAGCCTATCAAAGCCGCACAGGCAACGCAAAGATTTTGCCAATCCGGCCATCCACGCGTTGACGTTGCGCGCAGGTTTCCCGATGATTGGCGGGACACCCTTTGAGCCCCCCCGTACTTAGCATGCAATGTCCCTCGAATTCTTAAATCCCGTCTTGCTGTTTGGTCTGGCCGCCCTGGCGCTGCCGATTATCGCGCATTTGCTCAGCAAAAAGCGGTTTGACGTGGTCCAGTGGGGAGCGATGCAGTTTTTGGACCTGGGTAAACGGCGACGGCGGCGGGTCCGTATTGAGGAATTGCTACTGCTGTTATTGCGGATGGCGATTGTGGGACTGTTGGCCTTGGCGATCGCGCGGCCGACCATCTCGAGAGGATTCTTCGCAAACTTCGTCTCGACCGACAACCGCGACACGGTATTTGTTATGGATGGCTCCTATAGCATGGGGCGGTCCGACGGGGAGACCACGCCTCACAATCAGGCGCGGGCTGTCATGCATAAGATTCTCAACCACGCGCGGCCGGGGGATACGTTTGCTTTATTGGACGCGCGCGATCAGACACGCTTCGTTGGCGATGGCCCGCTCCGTGATGCTAACCAATTACGAACCTGGATCGACGCACTTCCCCCACCGGCGGGTGCGTCGAACCTAGCCGCCGCGGTCGCCGACGCTTTGCAGATCCTGGGGACGACAAGCCATGTGCGTCGCGACGTGGTTGTTATGACGGATGGACAAGCCCGCAGTTGGCATCCCACCGATGCGGCGCAGTGGCAGGTGATTGATGAGCTGCGCGGCCAACCTGCCGTGCAACCGCAACTCTGGGTGGTCAATTTTCAAGCAGCCGACACGCCCAGTAATTTCATTCTGGATCGCCTGGATGCCTCTCGAGCGAGGGCGCCGGTTGGATTTCCCGTGCGTGTTTCGACGACACTGCGTTATACGAGCGAAGTCGGACCGGGCGAATGTAATCTTTATTTCGAGGTCGACGGGCAACGGTTGGGCGATGCAACCATTAAGTCGCCGCTGTTGGAATCGGGTGGGGAATTCCGCGTGGAGTTCGAACACCGCTTCTCCACAGCCGGGTCGCACGTGCTCAGTGTGGTGTTGGACGACGACGATGTTCCGGGAGACAATCGCGCCGATGTCGCGATTGCCGTAACACAACCGCTGAGAGTCATCCTGGTCGACGGCACTCCGCATCTCGACCCAACGCGCAGCGAAACGTTCTTCGCCGAAGCAGCGCTGCGGAGCGATGCGGAACACTCGCCTTTCATCGACAGCCGTTTCGTCACGTCACAGAACCTGAATCTCTCAGTGATCGACCGAGCAGATGTGATTGTGTTGGCCAACGTGGCGACCTTGTCGGCGGAACAAGCGGAGATGTTGCGGCAATTTGTTGAAGCCGGGGGCGGGTTGTTGGTTGCGCCGGGGCAACTGGTGCAGTCGGAGAATTATCGCACCCTGCTGAGCGATTTGCTGCCGGGGGATTTGACTGCGTTCGTCGAACCCGAAGAGGCAGCGAACGTTGATGTGGGGCAGTTGCAACTCCCCTGGCAGATTGGTGCCGCCGACATCGACGAACTGGCGACTGCTCGTTTCACCGGGTACTGGGAAATGACTCCGCACGAACAGGCCAACGTGCCGGCGCGGTTGGTGTCGGGGGATCCGCTGTTGGTGTCTTCTCCGGTCGGTCGCGGACGCGTGATGCTGCTGAGCACGCCGTTGGATGCCGACGGCAGTACTTTGCCCACGAAGTCCGTGTATGTCGCTTTGTTACATGAAATGCTGTTTTATTTGGCGGCAGCAGAGGAATTTCCCCTCAACGTCAATGTCGGTGAGCCGTTGTTGCAGCCATTGATTGACGAGGCAGCGGAAGCGGAAATTCGCGTGAATCGACCCGACGGCACGACGGCAACGCCCGAGATTGGGGGCGAACCGCCGTTGGTCCGGTTTGACGACACATCTGCACCGGGCGTTTATGAGCTGGAGCAACCCCGCCGTAATCGCGGCGGCACGCGTTCGTCCGTGGCGACAAGGTTTGTGGTGAATTTTGATCGCGGTGAACGCGACCTCACGCCGCTCTCGGTGACAGAGATCGAAGAGCTTTCCGCCGACGGGCGAATCACGTTTGTTGATTCTCCGGATGACTTGGAAGCACAATTACTCACCGACGATTCCCGGACCGAACTGTGGCAGATGTTAGTCGTGCTAGTATTCGCACTGTTGTGCTTAGAAATCTGGATGACTCGCCGTTTGGTCCAAGGCGGCCATGCGGTGTTGGATGCGGCCGCGAGCGCCCATCCGCATCCCCCGCAGGGTACGACCTAACGTCTCGTCTCACCCTTTTGTTTTGGCGCGTTAGGTTTTTTGGCTTTCGGCGTGCCGTAACTCCATGGTCCAGGCGAGGTATAAGATCGGCGAGTTGCTGAGGCGCCGGTCTTTCGTTTCCAGAATTCCTGAAGGGGAATCGCTCCTTCCGGCTCCTGGCCTTTTGCGGTCACGAAGATCCCATAATCTCGCACGACAAAGGTAAGGTCAGGGTACAAATCCATAATGAGTTGTAAGACCGCACCCAGCGAAATGTTGCTAGCCTTAACGGTATATTCGTTCTTCCAATCCTGGTTTTCAGCCTTGATTTTTTGGAAGGTGGTCGCATCAACGATGATCTGAACGTCGTGTAGCGTATTCAGGAATTCGACCAGGTCTTCGACAGAAACAAACTCGACATCGACCTGGGTCTGATCATCCAGTGCGTGCTTTAACCTGCCTAACGCTGCAGACTCACGGGCACCGGCCCGGACGTTGCTTTTCAGGGGTATCACTCGCACATTATTTAGGGCTAATAAAACGTCATCCGGCATTGCCGCAACGACGGTTGAGTTTTTTGAGCCCGATCCCTTGCCGCGCATCGACATTCCCACAGTCCCTCTTGCCGCGACCGGTTTCTGTGTCCCCAACACGTAGGGGATTTTCGCTTTAATTTCGGCCAATTTGGCTTGGGACTGGATGAGCGCAACTTCCGCTTCATTTTCTCGCCTCTCGGCTTCGGCAAGTGCGATTGGTGTCGCTTGGCCTACTTTGTACATTGCTTGCACTTGTTTCGACTGATTGCGCGCGATCTGCACATTGGCCTCGCCGCGACGGACCAAC is a window encoding:
- a CDS encoding BatA domain-containing protein codes for the protein MSLEFLNPVLLFGLAALALPIIAHLLSKKRFDVVQWGAMQFLDLGKRRRRRVRIEELLLLLLRMAIVGLLALAIARPTISRGFFANFVSTDNRDTVFVMDGSYSMGRSDGETTPHNQARAVMHKILNHARPGDTFALLDARDQTRFVGDGPLRDANQLRTWIDALPPPAGASNLAAAVADALQILGTTSHVRRDVVVMTDGQARSWHPTDAAQWQVIDELRGQPAVQPQLWVVNFQAADTPSNFILDRLDASRARAPVGFPVRVSTTLRYTSEVGPGECNLYFEVDGQRLGDATIKSPLLESGGEFRVEFEHRFSTAGSHVLSVVLDDDDVPGDNRADVAIAVTQPLRVILVDGTPHLDPTRSETFFAEAALRSDAEHSPFIDSRFVTSQNLNLSVIDRADVIVLANVATLSAEQAEMLRQFVEAGGGLLVAPGQLVQSENYRTLLSDLLPGDLTAFVEPEEAANVDVGQLQLPWQIGAADIDELATARFTGYWEMTPHEQANVPARLVSGDPLLVSSPVGRGRVMLLSTPLDADGSTLPTKSVYVALLHEMLFYLAAAEEFPLNVNVGEPLLQPLIDEAAEAEIRVNRPDGTTATPEIGGEPPLVRFDDTSAPGVYELEQPRRNRGGTRSSVATRFVVNFDRGERDLTPLSVTEIEELSADGRITFVDSPDDLEAQLLTDDSRTELWQMLVVLVFALLCLEIWMTRRLVQGGHAVLDAAASAHPHPPQGTT
- a CDS encoding DUF1570 domain-containing protein — protein: MTSVYRFLFAVLLIGFVVSGRSLRADVFTYLDRDGQQVVLEAKLIRTVRATHLVALPDGEYRLIPEAAVTKHEVKPGPAPLTHDEAAVKLEDRFGSARFRSYVEEPFVVGLVLSDELPKSSEIRVRNFLRKTARFMDKVSGSFKRFLVELRVPVKEPDYPLVVLIFESDNDFDKYMAETTQTEALQAKNVAGFYSGLTNFLAIRLKTCSTFEVPLHEAIHQQVYNRNFFQRLAPVPHWFDEGIATGFEANAGRITIGPTKISRRYAQQALAGSQLSWKSMLNDDKVFQGNVLVGEAYGHAWSLHWLLVTKYKGEYLKYVKLLAEKEPLEQEPEGRRDTDLRETFGQDISELQKTFKQQLKVGLKRQKVSLADKRVAGKSITEDGMAQVVLSAINYVDQGGQLEVGGQLTNICPFRELAFYVTVETDAGMYADWYFPNVRIMKKAMLKKQYVTKVMQGGTRSASNSFHVRVRSAPPDSPDAEKWAAGQFPVPVLGNR
- a CDS encoding SMI1/KNR4 family protein, whose translation is MSISEMHSHIDAFPDKQCGAGANDDDIASAETALGIQFPESYRSFLRKVGWGEFSYELLYGLGMDTPDPLGLVRNTLSERHEASPPLPLHFLPVMNDGAGNNYCLDTSRLVSGECPVVFWDHEQGNNQTPDVEAESFDLWLIELLEELLQG
- a CDS encoding DUF1501 domain-containing protein gives rise to the protein MFNLGRQSAQHCGGISRRELLRAGSLAALGLSLGDLLRLEATAALRPNAPAKSVILLWLWGGPSHLDTFDLKPNAPLEYRGPYSPIATNVPGIDICEMLPQLARRADKYAIVRSLHCESNDHGIAGTIGLTGAQSGAISLSGQTMPGDLKPAHGAVISKLLGFQPTMPRFVTLGGHLHQGHRRIAGEGGGPLGTLHDPFRLDYDPEAGVKIPQLDLIDGLTPDGLSSRRGLLKAFDEQTRRVENSAEITQLDSFYQQAFSLLTSPDARKVFDLNRESDALRTQYGRFRFGQCCLLSRRLIEQGARFVQVNWSSHVEPVEDRGDGGWDMHDRNFIQFQERHAWMLDQSLSTLLDDLDQRGMLRDTIVVALGEFGRTPKINHKAGRDHWHQCYSALVAGGGIRGGNVVGSSDKHAEHPLSNAVTPADLFTTVLDQMGIGTTQLTTTGLAPLGTPIEELV
- a CDS encoding TolC family protein, which gives rise to MENNPDIGVAASQVTAAAAQLKRMQLNVMQQVMELREAWHTQKQLVRRGEANVQIARNQSKQVQAMYKVGQATPIALAEAERRENEAEVALIQSQAKLAEIKAKIPYVLGTQKPVAARGTVGMSMRGKGSGSKNSTVVAAMPDDVLLALNNVRVIPLKSNVRAGARESAALGRLKHALDDQTQVDVEFVSVEDLVEFLNTLHDVQIIVDATTFQKIKAENQDWKNEYTVKASNISLGAVLQLIMDLYPDLTFVVRDYGIFVTAKGQEPEGAIPLQEFWKRKTGASATRRSYTSPGPWSYGTPKAKKPNAPKQKGETRR
- a CDS encoding fatty acid CoA ligase family protein, with product MSTTALPPVQSGNIAAKVSAIAHRYPHQRAVVFPAGRDAQGRVLYSHLTFAQLEQETDRLARGLIEMGVQPGHRMVLFVPPSLEFIALTFALFKAGAVGVLIDPGMGIKNVFRCLNQVDPDGFIAVSLAQAARKLFSSKVPNARFNVTVGKRWFWGGANYSDLLGGPWTPLDAQDTKSTDPAAIIFTSGSTGPAKGVLYEHGMFAAQVDDIRDFYDIQPGEIDLPGFPLFALFNSAMGVTTVIPDMDPSRPAQVDPQKIIEAINDQGITQAFGSPAIWNAVSRHCVEQGVQFPTLKRVLSAGAPVPIPVIERMHKVFTSDDADIHTPYGATESLPVASISGRQVLAETAEQTRSGGGTCVGELFPGITVRVIEINYDPIPSYADVQELPTGEIGEIIVQGSVATREYFQRPDGTLAAKIPDGESFWHRMGDVGYFDERGRLWFCGRKAHIVETPSGRMFSVRCEAIFNEHPRVFRSALVGVGERPQQKPVIIIEPEAGAYPEDEPARKKFTAELAERAAGNPLTESIETILFHRALPVDVRHNVKISREKLSVWATQQLRATS
- a CDS encoding TolB family protein translates to MQIYARKFLCRTGVLILCTLFASTLTAAEPAVERLTHDGLFKQRPVWSPDGHWLCFARHKGSTIYLYLRSADGKTEKRLTDRTDPEYDAHFSPDGKRLVFAFDKTSPGQGDLEVYSIGIDGKNLQPVAVNDTLSHEEYPSWSPDGKWITFSSTRDGNQELYIVRPDGKEMQRLTNNAALDEHPAWSPDGKKIAFATNRWGDFELATCDLATKTITRLTESRGLDNYPAWSADGKTIAFTSNRTGDFEIFTINADGTSPHNISQQRGIDNFPSWGPDGRLTWVSNRGGGFDVYRTVGVVE